The following coding sequences are from one Musa acuminata AAA Group cultivar baxijiao chromosome BXJ1-6, Cavendish_Baxijiao_AAA, whole genome shotgun sequence window:
- the LOC135677789 gene encoding uncharacterized protein LOC135677789: protein MRLPYHFGYSTPVSALLVGTTLKNSFMRLAAPSRIHRTVVPAVASLPLVVFWIRLFSSSYIYPPTPPILVPSRPLFRPSTMATSFFLWPSDQHKADDGGGGTTAEAKVEAPTGNVKDRKGCGAKAVWPKRPPQRGLGVAQLERLRLQERWNKLTALDRGPFRDDAHLLQPHPLPGSKSYGNLVHHQLTPLAAAAVYGAPIALSGSHPTDDYLPSYCSIVQAPLTFGGTAAAAASAIQAVHRDRCLQARFRVGSPSLEVPSCQNPQCEFCARKERRFGNDLGDDVANGADYLDMDLSAGMAVDLNRGCTQWKAKLTNDRELTIKEFDFFPPNSRSASNDGSSSKLVNREACDAISTSSAAASSTCPDLSLKLSL, encoded by the exons ATGCGCCTTCCATATCATTTCGGATACTCCACCCCTGTGTCTGCCCTACTAGTGGGGACCACACTCAAGAATTCATTTATGAGActggccgctccctcgcgcatccACCGTACTGTCGTTCCCGCGGTTGCCTCCCTCCCTCTTGTGGTTTTCTGGATCCGTCTCTTCTCGTCCTCCTATATATACCCACCTACTCCCCCGATCCTTGTTCCCTCTCGCCCTCTGTTTAGACCGTCGACGATGGCGACGTCCTTCTTCCTCTGGCCCTCCGACCAGCACAAAGCCGACGACGGAGGAGGAGGAACCACCGCAGAGGCAAAAGTGGAAGCCCCCACGGGCAACGTAAAGGATCGCAAGGGATGCGGAGCCAAGGCGGTCTGGCCAAAGCGCCCGCCGCAGAGGGGCCTTGGTGTTGCTCAGCTCGAGCGGCTCCGCCTCCAGGAGCGCTGGAACAAGTTGACCGCGCTCGACCGCGGTCCATTCCGCGACGACGCCCATCTCCTCCAGCCCCACCCCCTCCCCGGGTCCAAAAGCTACGGCAATCTCGTTCACCATCAACTCACCCCTCTGGCCGCGGCTGCCGTATACGGCGCTCCCATCGCCCTCTCCGGAAGCCACCCCACCGACGACTACCTTCCAAGTTACTGTTCGATCGTCCAGGCACCCTTGACGTTTGGCggaactgctgctgctgctgcctccgcCATCCAAGCTGTGCACAGGGATCGATGTCTTCAAGCCAGATTCCGGGTCGGGAGTCCGTCTCTAGAGGTCCCTTCATGCCAAAATCCTCAGTGCGAGTTTTGCGCCCGA AAGGAACGCCGTTTCGGCAACGATCTAGGGGACGATGTGGCCAATGGCGCGGATTACTTAGACATGGATCTCTCTGCTGGCATGGCCGTCGATTTG AACCGTGGCTGCACCCAGTGGAAGGCTAAATTGACCAACGACAGGGAGCTGACGATCAAGGAGTTCGACTTCTTTCCGCCGAACAGCCGCAGCGCATCCAACGATGGCAGTTCCTCCAAGCTTGTCAATAGGGAGGCTTGTGACGCCATCTCAACCTCCTCCGCTGCGGCCTCCTCGACTTGTCCCGATCTCTCGCTCAAGCTATCCCTCTGA
- the LOC135677790 gene encoding transcription factor bHLH112-like, whose amino-acid sequence MAEDLETGICSGGSWWNPEGSGSFDAPTSMSCSTAMADMIGGRAFCLSAASGDDTAGSAGGSSIAFRESNHMFQHSDIRPLLIDSAIPSFGLVSSSMNWTRALSYGGRPESSSLHAMLQEDLGSRPYIRQDTPAVSNQTRTGAESWTANPSSDMNQNLLVEQHHFSSGHESSDAGVGSYQFMYGNRLMNGYQSPTTSYQGSSNELWQPSWAKFSHQFLKSSHPKQQSNNQLQFTNNTLFWNASAATSVGEIRSALCSPATSQFDLQPRTIYRNLTAKMNPEGIHDSCSSSTMKTGSEPAATKKLRTETPSPQPTFKVRKEKLGDRITALQQIVSPFGKTDTASVLQEAIEYIKFLQDQVGVLSSPYLKMSDKSKDCSEPNQDLRSRGLCLVPVASTHPVASETTADFWHPTFGGIFR is encoded by the exons ATGGCAGAAGATCTCGAGACCGGGATATGCAGTGGAGGGAGCTGGTGGAACCCTGAAGGAAGCGGCAGCTTTGATGCGCCAACCTCCATGTCATGCTCGACTGCAATGGCTGATATGATCGGAGGAAGAGCCTTCTGTTTGAGCGCTGCGTCGGGCGATGACACCGCAGGATCGGCCGGCGGTAGCTCCATCGCTTTTCGAGAAAGTAATCATATGTTCCAACACTCGGATATTCGCCCTTTGTTGATCGATTCGGCCATCCCAAGCTTCGGCCTCGTCTCTTCCTCCATGAACTGGACTCGAGCGTTATC GTATGGTGGAAGACCTGAGAGCAGCAGCCTTCATGCTATGCTCCAAGAGGATCTCGGCTCAAGACCTTATATCAGGCAGGACACGCCGGCTGTTTCAAATCAAACTCGTACCGGCGCTGAAAGTTGGACCGCGAATCCGTCTAGCGACATGAACCAGAATCTCTTGGTAGAACAACACCATTTCAGCTCAGGTCACGAGTCCAGCGATGCTGGTGTTGGCAGCTATCAGTTCATGTATGGCAATCGACTGATGAATGGCTACCAGTCTCCGACGACCTCCTATCAGGGAAGCTCGAACGAGCTGTGGCAACCTTCATGGGCTAAATTCTCTCATCAGTTCCTTAAATCCTCTCATCCAAAGCAGCAGTCGAATAACCAGCTGCAGTTCACCAACAACACTCTCTTTTGGAATGCATCTGCGGCTACCTCAGTTGGTGAGATAAGGTCGGCCTTGTGTTCTCCGGCGACTTCGCAATTTGACTTGCAGCCCAGAACTATCTACCGTAATCTCACAGCTAAG ATGAATCCGGAAGGAATTCATGATTCGTGTTCTTCCTCGACCATGAAAACCGGAAGCGAGCCGGCGGCAACTAAAAAGCTCCGGACCGAGACACCTTCGCCACAACCAACCTTTAAG GTGAGGAAAGAAAAATTAGGGGACAGAATCACTGCTCTCCAGCAGATAGTTTCGCCTTTTGGAAAG ACTGACACTGCATCGGTTCTCCAAGAAGCCATCGAATACATTAAGTTCTTGCAGGATCAAGTTGGT GTTCTAAGCAGTCCATACTTGAAGATGTCCGACAAGTCGAAGGATTGCAGTGAACCGAATCAAGATCTAAGAAGCCGGGGACTGTGTTTGGTTCCCGTCGCAAGCACGCACCCGGTGGCAAGCGAGACCACAGCAGACTTCTGGCACCCCACATTCGGAGGAATCTTCAGATAG